Proteins encoded within one genomic window of Pectobacterium araliae:
- a CDS encoding MFS transporter translates to MNSCIAASEAIAPTKPAWRAVYSLGLGVFGLITAEFLPASLLTPMAASLGITEGMAGQAVTATALVALVTGLLITSATKSIDRRWVLMFFSVLQIISSLLVAFAPDLNVLLLGRLLLGIAIGGFWAMSTATAMRLVPKDKVPKALAVIFSSVSIATVVAAPLGSYLGSLIGWRNVFILCILPSILALLWQLWVLPSMKPESSGSLGTLFRVLRRPGMIGGLLATVLIFSGHFAFFTYLRPFLETVGQASVESISLILLGFGLANFVGTSIAGYLLARNLRLTLALVPFVMGILALTMVAFGHLAILDGLLVAMWGFAFGLVPVGWSTWLATTVPDEAESAGGLLVASIQFAIGAGAAGGGVIFDLNGASGVFAGSGLLLISAMVIVFAGVRVRAQ, encoded by the coding sequence ATGAATTCATGTATCGCGGCGAGTGAGGCCATCGCGCCCACCAAACCCGCCTGGCGAGCCGTCTATTCACTGGGACTGGGAGTGTTTGGTCTGATTACGGCTGAGTTTTTACCAGCCAGTTTATTAACGCCGATGGCGGCCAGTTTAGGCATCACTGAGGGAATGGCAGGTCAGGCGGTGACCGCGACGGCGCTAGTCGCGCTGGTGACCGGATTGCTCATCACATCGGCAACCAAAAGCATCGACCGTCGTTGGGTATTGATGTTTTTCTCAGTGCTGCAAATCATCTCCAGCCTGCTGGTAGCGTTTGCTCCCGATCTGAACGTGCTGCTATTGGGGCGTTTACTGCTAGGGATTGCGATTGGTGGGTTCTGGGCCATGTCCACCGCTACGGCGATGCGCCTTGTGCCTAAAGATAAAGTGCCTAAAGCGCTGGCGGTGATCTTCTCCAGCGTGTCGATTGCCACTGTCGTTGCCGCGCCGCTTGGCAGCTATTTGGGGAGTTTGATTGGCTGGCGAAACGTCTTTATCCTCTGCATTTTGCCGAGCATTCTGGCGCTGTTGTGGCAGCTCTGGGTGTTGCCATCAATGAAGCCAGAAAGCAGCGGTAGCCTGGGAACACTGTTTCGCGTGCTGCGTCGTCCGGGCATGATCGGCGGGTTGTTGGCAACCGTGCTGATTTTTAGTGGACATTTCGCCTTCTTTACCTACCTTCGCCCGTTCCTGGAAACCGTCGGGCAAGCAAGCGTCGAAAGTATTTCCCTGATTTTACTCGGCTTTGGCCTCGCCAATTTTGTCGGTACCTCGATTGCCGGTTACCTACTGGCGCGCAACTTACGCCTGACGCTGGCACTGGTGCCCTTTGTGATGGGCATTCTGGCGCTAACCATGGTGGCCTTTGGACATCTGGCAATACTGGACGGTCTGCTGGTGGCGATGTGGGGGTTTGCGTTTGGTCTGGTTCCCGTAGGCTGGTCAACCTGGCTTGCGACAACCGTACCGGACGAAGCAGAAAGCGCGGGCGGTTTACTGGTAGCATCGATCCAATTTGCCATCGGGGCTGGTGCTGCGGGTGGCGGGGTGATATTTGACCTCAACGGGGCCAGCGGTGTGTTTGCTGGCAGCGGATTATTGCTGATATCGGCAATGGTGATTGTTTTTGCAGGCGTGCGAGTTCGCGCACAATAA
- the cueP gene encoding copper-binding periplasmic metallochaperone CueP: protein MMKIKMMAVLFGLTLSSSGFAATTDANAFLAKQGLAGKTVEQIVDVIDRSPQTRPLPYSASITSKELKLSDGQQQYSYPLGDKFYLSFAPYIQQTHPCFNHSLSGCQGELTNTAFDVKITDKTGNVIMQKTLNSHQNGFVGVWLPRNIEGTINVTYQGRTASSPFATYSDSQTCMTTLPLKEQA, encoded by the coding sequence ATGATGAAGATAAAGATGATGGCGGTACTATTCGGCCTGACATTAAGCAGTTCAGGTTTCGCAGCGACGACTGACGCCAACGCTTTTCTAGCCAAGCAAGGGCTGGCGGGGAAAACCGTCGAGCAGATCGTTGATGTTATCGATCGGTCGCCACAAACGAGGCCTTTGCCCTACAGCGCGTCCATTACCAGCAAAGAACTGAAATTATCGGATGGGCAGCAGCAATATAGCTATCCGCTGGGGGATAAATTTTACCTCTCATTCGCCCCTTATATTCAGCAAACGCATCCCTGCTTTAACCACAGTTTGTCTGGGTGTCAGGGCGAGCTCACCAATACAGCATTTGACGTAAAAATCACGGATAAAACCGGTAACGTTATTATGCAGAAAACCCTAAACAGCCACCAGAACGGTTTTGTTGGCGTATGGTTACCACGCAATATTGAAGGGACGATTAATGTCACCTATCAAGGGCGCACGGCAAGCTCACCGTTTGCGACCTATAGCGACAGCCAGACTTGCATGACGACATTGCCATTGAAAGAACAGGCGTAG
- a CDS encoding MarR family winged helix-turn-helix transcriptional regulator, translating to MKENSTLGELLCFSLYSVANALIRQYRPLLKEFDLTYPQFVVLLSLYDQDNILLKELSEKTLFDSGTLTPLVQKLEAKEFLNRVAVAGDERMKKVVLTDKALALKERIVDLPNQMRCSMRMKDEDLNMLRQLSKNLLEDL from the coding sequence ATGAAAGAAAACAGTACCCTGGGTGAACTATTGTGCTTCTCTCTGTATTCGGTCGCCAATGCACTGATCCGTCAGTATCGGCCGCTGTTGAAAGAATTCGATCTGACCTACCCGCAGTTTGTCGTACTTCTATCCTTGTACGATCAGGACAATATCCTGCTCAAGGAACTGAGTGAGAAAACGCTGTTTGATTCAGGCACGCTGACGCCGCTTGTCCAGAAGCTGGAAGCCAAGGAATTTTTAAATCGGGTTGCGGTTGCGGGTGATGAGCGGATGAAAAAAGTGGTACTGACTGACAAGGCGCTTGCGTTAAAAGAACGGATCGTCGACCTGCCAAATCAAATGCGTTGCTCTATGCGTATGAAGGATGAGGATCTGAATATGCTGCGACAGCTTTCCAAAAATCTGCTGGAAGATTTATAG
- a CDS encoding winged helix-turn-helix domain-containing protein, with translation MVYLINDLIIFNEGEGTLAWIERENEATSVSFPISRLLCLLIENQGVTLSRDFLLKEALEKHALCPSLNNLNNYLSLLRKVLREFDLSDSIVTIPKLGVVFNAASIVSYPTSEGGEKETLNQREEEKIKEDVYEEEKPFSIKHHAIPDPVKKQQYVRFLLIWITIVGVFLFVLENANRFSYRHLVDVKMNGKCDLFYLYNSVGYPLPTDYKNLCSDNSLFFLSKKIVISGVLDKKSEIVISCNKDGRGCITYVNN, from the coding sequence ATGGTTTATTTGATTAATGATTTAATCATTTTCAACGAGGGAGAGGGAACGCTGGCATGGATAGAACGTGAAAATGAAGCAACTTCTGTGAGTTTTCCTATTTCACGATTACTCTGCTTGTTAATAGAGAATCAAGGAGTAACGTTAAGCCGTGATTTTTTGTTAAAGGAAGCACTGGAAAAGCATGCGCTTTGTCCTTCTCTCAATAATCTCAACAATTATCTCTCTTTACTAAGGAAGGTATTGCGCGAGTTTGATCTTTCAGACTCGATTGTGACTATCCCCAAACTGGGGGTTGTTTTTAACGCCGCAAGTATTGTTTCCTATCCGACGTCAGAGGGGGGAGAAAAAGAAACGTTAAATCAAAGGGAAGAGGAGAAAATTAAAGAAGACGTTTATGAAGAAGAAAAACCATTTTCTATAAAACATCACGCCATACCTGATCCAGTAAAAAAACAGCAATATGTTCGGTTCCTTCTCATCTGGATAACGATAGTTGGGGTTTTCTTGTTCGTGCTGGAGAACGCAAATCGTTTTTCGTATCGACACCTTGTCGATGTGAAGATGAATGGGAAGTGCGATCTTTTCTATTTATATAACAGCGTGGGTTATCCTCTCCCGACCGACTATAAAAATTTGTGCTCAGATAACTCATTATTCTTCCTATCGAAAAAGATTGTTATATCTGGCGTGCTGGATAAGAAAAGTGAAATCGTTATTTCCTGCAATAAAGATGGGCGTGGATGTATCACTTATGTTAATAATTAA
- a CDS encoding fimbria/pilus outer membrane usher protein yields MLARYSIFIFSLGTTSLSATEFNVNVLDVDDRNDIDLSHFSDPEYVTPGAYLLSLKVNSREIQQQIINYLPEGNKSPRPTACLPPELVDKLALKKEARDKIESWNNGKCVDLTPIAGVKVSNQIGMGTLNITIPQAWLMYSDRNWIPPEQWDHGINGALLDYNLVGNVRRDTNGRGTSHYLSSYGTTGFNLGAWRYRADYRYFLQKSRNSNRDSFSWDQFYAYRPLPTLSADLKLGEMYFSSNLFDSYRFTGVSVANNDNMLPPSLRGYAPEIRGVAKSNATVTVTQNDRLIYETTVPAGPFAIQDMKNGVSGTLDVRVTEEDGTVTTFQTESANLPYLTRPGHVQYKLAAGKPSNTNHRLQGPAFSAAEASWGLSNAWSVYGGTILSDRYQSWSAGIGKNLYLLGALSADVTQSRTTLPTPASSQMGHAFSLNWSKYFSSIDSQISFAGYRFSEKTYMSMAQYLYALNLDSRYRNEKERYTITLSKNFATQETTPLLSGLSTYVTYTRQTYWNEAEQDRYGISLNKYFDIGEIKGISANLSAYRTEFNQRTDDSLYLSFSIPLREKDRLSYSIGHYNNSSNQTLTYSNNADPHRTWNLSARHDSRENTYLSGNYTRLAPMTDASVGVAWQQDRYTYLNGSLRGGITATRHGVAAHPKGNQGGTRIMVDTDQAGVAFASSQVETNRYGLAVIAGSSSYYDVSTRIDMQKLPQHIEAMTTVVQGTLTEGAIGYRKFDVVSGAKIMGYITLADGKYPPFAAQIKNKKGRDIAMITNNGQAYITGVSPDETLSVIWEGKAQCSITLPAILNHLDTLLLPCK; encoded by the coding sequence ATGTTAGCTCGCTATAGTATTTTTATTTTTTCTTTGGGTACAACATCGCTCAGTGCGACGGAATTTAACGTCAATGTACTTGATGTCGACGATCGCAACGACATTGATCTTAGCCATTTTTCCGATCCCGAATATGTCACACCAGGTGCCTACCTTTTATCCCTAAAAGTAAACTCACGTGAAATACAGCAGCAGATAATAAATTATCTGCCAGAAGGCAATAAGAGCCCCCGACCTACAGCCTGCCTCCCGCCTGAGCTTGTCGATAAACTGGCACTAAAAAAAGAAGCACGCGATAAAATCGAATCATGGAATAACGGAAAGTGCGTCGATCTGACCCCCATTGCTGGCGTCAAAGTCTCTAATCAAATAGGCATGGGAACGCTGAATATTACGATCCCTCAGGCGTGGTTGATGTACAGCGATCGCAACTGGATTCCACCCGAACAATGGGATCATGGCATCAACGGTGCACTGCTGGACTACAACCTTGTTGGGAACGTGCGTCGTGATACTAACGGCAGAGGAACATCGCACTATCTCAGTAGTTATGGCACAACCGGATTCAATCTTGGAGCCTGGCGCTACCGCGCCGATTATCGCTATTTTCTACAAAAATCACGCAATTCGAATCGCGATAGCTTTTCGTGGGATCAGTTTTACGCCTACCGCCCGCTTCCCACCCTGTCAGCCGATCTCAAACTGGGTGAAATGTATTTCAGCAGTAATCTATTTGATAGTTATCGCTTTACCGGTGTGTCAGTAGCCAATAACGACAATATGCTTCCCCCTTCTCTGCGTGGCTATGCGCCCGAAATTCGTGGTGTTGCCAAATCAAACGCGACGGTGACCGTCACGCAAAATGACAGGCTCATTTATGAAACCACCGTGCCTGCCGGCCCCTTTGCGATTCAGGATATGAAAAACGGCGTCAGCGGGACGCTGGATGTTCGTGTAACAGAAGAAGATGGCACAGTGACAACGTTCCAAACTGAGTCGGCCAATCTGCCTTATCTGACACGGCCAGGACACGTCCAGTACAAACTTGCGGCGGGCAAACCTTCAAATACCAATCATCGTCTGCAAGGCCCCGCCTTTTCTGCTGCCGAAGCCTCATGGGGATTATCTAACGCGTGGTCGGTGTACGGCGGCACCATTTTGTCCGATCGTTATCAGTCCTGGTCGGCAGGCATTGGGAAAAATCTCTACCTGCTGGGCGCTCTGTCCGCTGACGTCACGCAGTCGCGCACCACGCTGCCAACCCCGGCCTCGTCGCAGATGGGACATGCTTTTTCGCTTAACTGGTCTAAATATTTCAGCTCGATCGATAGCCAGATTAGTTTTGCAGGCTATCGTTTCTCAGAGAAGACCTACATGAGCATGGCGCAGTATCTCTACGCCCTGAATCTTGATAGCCGCTATCGCAATGAAAAAGAACGTTACACCATTACTCTCTCGAAGAATTTCGCGACACAAGAGACGACTCCACTGTTGAGTGGGCTATCGACTTACGTTACCTATACGCGCCAAACCTACTGGAATGAAGCCGAGCAGGATCGCTATGGGATATCACTGAATAAATATTTTGATATCGGCGAAATTAAAGGCATTTCTGCGAATTTATCGGCCTATCGCACTGAATTCAACCAACGTACTGATGACAGTCTGTACCTCAGCTTTTCCATTCCGCTCAGGGAGAAAGATCGTCTGAGCTACAGCATCGGGCACTACAACAACAGCAGCAACCAAACGCTGACCTATTCCAATAACGCCGATCCACACCGAACCTGGAACCTGAGTGCTCGACACGATAGCAGGGAGAACACGTACCTGAGCGGCAACTATACCCGTCTGGCACCGATGACCGATGCCTCTGTGGGCGTTGCCTGGCAGCAGGATCGTTATACCTACCTAAACGGTTCGTTGCGCGGCGGAATTACCGCAACCCGCCACGGCGTCGCAGCACATCCTAAAGGCAATCAAGGCGGCACTCGCATTATGGTCGACACGGATCAGGCAGGCGTAGCATTCGCCAGCAGCCAAGTTGAGACTAACCGCTATGGCTTGGCTGTCATTGCTGGCAGCAGTAGCTACTACGATGTATCGACCCGCATCGATATGCAGAAATTACCGCAACATATTGAAGCGATGACGACAGTGGTTCAAGGAACCCTGACTGAAGGCGCCATTGGCTACCGCAAATTTGATGTGGTCAGTGGGGCAAAAATCATGGGATATATCACGCTGGCCGATGGCAAATATCCTCCCTTCGCGGCTCAGATAAAAAACAAGAAAGGCCGCGATATTGCCATGATCACCAACAATGGACAGGCCTATATCACGGGCGTGTCGCCTGACGAAACGCTGTCCGTCATCTGGGAAGGGAAGGCGCAGTGTTCCATCACCCTACCCGCAATCTTAAACCATCTTGATACATTGCTGCTGCCCTGCAAATAA
- a CDS encoding DUF2569 domain-containing protein, which translates to MKCLNCDNEAQKESGLCTGCEGKEQQKINGILYLLALGIILSAVVFSLVVWVPYFLFSKRIPLVFSR; encoded by the coding sequence ATGAAGTGCTTAAACTGCGATAACGAGGCGCAAAAAGAGTCTGGTTTATGTACAGGTTGCGAAGGAAAAGAACAGCAGAAAATTAACGGTATCCTCTACCTTCTGGCGCTGGGAATTATTCTTTCTGCCGTTGTTTTCAGCCTTGTTGTTTGGGTTCCGTATTTCCTGTTCTCAAAAAGAATTCCCCTGGTGTTTAGCCGCTAA
- a CDS encoding VOC family protein, whose protein sequence is MNSSVTQGAHHIGLTVSALEESAHFFTELLGWQEVKRREDYPAIFVSDGTVMLTLWQVQTSEPVPFDRKNNVGLHHLAIKVNSKAALFEIAEKLSAHNINIEFPPSLINDGPAMHMMCHEPSGIRIEFYWSGQ, encoded by the coding sequence ATGAATTCATCGGTCACGCAAGGCGCTCACCATATTGGTTTGACGGTATCAGCATTGGAAGAAAGCGCACATTTTTTTACCGAACTGCTGGGTTGGCAGGAGGTAAAACGCAGAGAGGATTACCCTGCTATTTTTGTCAGCGACGGAACGGTGATGCTCACGCTTTGGCAAGTACAAACCAGCGAACCTGTCCCATTCGATCGAAAAAACAATGTCGGCTTGCACCATCTTGCGATTAAGGTTAATAGCAAAGCCGCGCTGTTTGAGATCGCTGAGAAATTATCAGCCCATAACATCAACATTGAATTCCCACCTTCCCTGATTAATGACGGCCCGGCAATGCATATGATGTGCCATGAACCGAGTGGAATCCGCATCGAATTTTATTGGTCAGGTCAGTAA
- a CDS encoding fimbrial biogenesis chaperone yields MTYPFYRRTAGIIISGLLLIPSAYSALSLDRTRVIFNDDEQSATVMLMNQNAENPFLAQSWLTDERRNKVISPLMVLPPLQRIEAKGYSLIRLVKTDKINQLPTDRESLFYLNVREIPPKTDKPNVLQIAIQSEIKVFFRPRGVKPAKDEIWQEKLIVRKTGSTFQVENPTPYYITVSGILKQPKATRANPTSLLKDNAFMVAPRSTLSVKVNDGAVDRFYLYYVNDYGGHLELPFTCAQNQCQPAIRK; encoded by the coding sequence ATGACATACCCATTTTATCGGCGAACAGCAGGAATCATTATCAGCGGCCTGCTTTTGATACCCTCGGCCTATAGTGCACTGAGCCTCGATCGCACCCGCGTTATTTTTAACGATGATGAACAGTCAGCAACGGTGATGCTGATGAATCAAAACGCGGAGAATCCGTTTCTGGCGCAGTCCTGGCTGACGGACGAGCGACGCAATAAAGTAATCAGTCCGTTAATGGTGTTACCGCCATTACAGCGCATCGAAGCGAAAGGATATAGCCTGATCCGTCTGGTTAAGACGGATAAAATCAACCAATTGCCAACCGATCGCGAATCGCTGTTTTATCTTAACGTCCGGGAAATCCCACCCAAGACGGACAAGCCTAACGTATTACAGATAGCCATTCAGTCTGAAATTAAGGTGTTCTTTCGCCCCCGTGGCGTAAAGCCAGCCAAAGACGAAATCTGGCAGGAAAAACTGATCGTCCGAAAAACGGGAAGCACCTTTCAGGTAGAAAACCCCACGCCGTACTACATCACGGTCAGCGGCATCTTGAAACAGCCAAAAGCGACGCGCGCCAACCCGACCAGCTTGCTGAAGGACAACGCCTTTATGGTCGCGCCACGCTCAACCCTGTCAGTTAAGGTGAATGACGGCGCGGTCGATCGCTTCTATCTGTATTACGTCAACGACTACGGCGGCCATCTGGAGTTGCCTTTTACCTGCGCACAAAACCAGTGCCAGCCCGCCATCCGTAAATAA
- a CDS encoding NAD(P)H-dependent oxidoreductase gives MHALLVVSHPVHTSLTHSVATAIAEGIAGANPENTFEIADLTQEGFNPVFSVPDIAAFQCTGATPPDVIAEQSRIDNADALVLVFPIYWWSMPGLLKGWIDRVFSNGWAYEETADGNVIKKLGHLPVHLVALGAVNQRTFEKHGYADAFHAQIAHGIFDYCGAPVLTSEILLMPELETPEAYIDTARHIGGRVFR, from the coding sequence ATGCATGCACTACTTGTCGTTTCTCATCCTGTTCATACCTCACTAACGCACAGTGTCGCTACCGCGATTGCGGAAGGGATCGCTGGGGCAAACCCAGAAAATACGTTTGAAATCGCAGATCTTACACAGGAAGGCTTTAACCCGGTGTTTTCTGTGCCAGATATAGCGGCTTTTCAGTGTACAGGTGCAACACCACCTGACGTCATTGCTGAGCAATCCCGTATTGATAACGCTGATGCGTTGGTGCTGGTGTTCCCGATTTACTGGTGGTCCATGCCGGGGTTGTTGAAAGGGTGGATCGATCGCGTGTTTTCAAACGGCTGGGCCTATGAAGAAACCGCCGATGGAAATGTGATAAAGAAACTGGGGCATTTACCAGTACACCTTGTGGCGCTGGGAGCAGTCAACCAGAGAACATTTGAAAAGCATGGCTACGCGGACGCCTTTCATGCTCAGATCGCACACGGGATTTTTGACTACTGCGGTGCGCCAGTATTGACGTCTGAAATACTGCTGATGCCGGAACTGGAAACGCCAGAGGCGTATATCGACACCGCTCGCCATATTGGTGGACGCGTTTTCCGGTAA
- a CDS encoding fimbrial protein gives MKLSKLTLASLISVIFSVGAQAADSHNGSVTFKGKIIDTPCSVSPEDLHQTIDFGEISKTVLENGGTSEIKPFDITLKDCSLDTATSAKIVFSGGVASGTNNELLALNGSASGAGIAVERVGEKIKFDGTTLAVAATPLANGDNIFSFTSYVEKLPTPEAGQAPVVTTGSFSSTANFVVSYQ, from the coding sequence ATGAAATTATCAAAACTCACCCTAGCATCACTCATCTCCGTGATATTTTCTGTCGGTGCACAGGCCGCAGACTCACACAATGGATCGGTGACATTTAAAGGAAAAATTATTGATACGCCCTGCTCGGTGTCTCCCGAAGATCTGCACCAAACTATCGACTTTGGCGAAATCAGCAAAACGGTATTGGAAAACGGTGGTACTTCAGAGATTAAGCCGTTTGATATCACATTAAAAGATTGCAGTTTGGACACAGCAACCAGCGCCAAAATCGTTTTCTCTGGCGGTGTAGCATCTGGCACCAATAATGAGTTGTTAGCGTTAAATGGTAGTGCGAGCGGTGCAGGTATTGCCGTAGAACGGGTCGGTGAAAAAATTAAATTCGACGGAACGACGCTGGCCGTAGCGGCCACACCGTTAGCAAATGGGGATAATATTTTCTCCTTCACCTCATATGTCGAAAAACTGCCAACACCAGAGGCGGGTCAAGCTCCAGTAGTAACAACGGGTAGTTTCTCTAGCACAGCTAATTTTGTTGTTTCTTATCAATAA
- a CDS encoding fimbrial protein: protein MALQSSSPLAQQPPLLGDSEVTFRVLVVNAACNVSTESKAIVVNMSEVSERYLKTHGYGNWHDFTINLTDCNLDTYQNVTVRFSGREEPLLPKRLALDTPSSAKGIAIGIYHANQRVDINSSTGSIVLQSGDNAIPFSARIEKIRDDLIKSGDFVATANFTLSYL from the coding sequence ATGGCACTACAATCAAGTTCACCTCTTGCACAACAGCCCCCTCTTTTGGGCGATAGTGAAGTGACGTTCCGCGTATTAGTCGTCAACGCCGCCTGTAATGTCAGTACGGAAAGCAAAGCGATTGTCGTGAACATGAGTGAAGTCTCTGAACGTTATTTAAAAACCCATGGCTACGGCAACTGGCATGACTTCACGATTAACCTCACAGACTGCAATCTGGATACCTACCAAAACGTCACCGTCCGTTTTTCAGGGAGAGAAGAGCCGCTATTACCCAAGCGTTTGGCGCTGGATACGCCCTCCAGTGCCAAAGGTATCGCGATTGGCATTTATCATGCCAATCAACGGGTCGACATCAACAGCAGCACAGGCAGCATTGTGCTGCAAAGTGGGGACAACGCCATTCCCTTTTCAGCCCGCATCGAAAAGATACGCGATGACTTGATTAAATCCGGTGATTTTGTAGCAACGGCGAACTTCACGTTGAGCTATTTATAG
- a CDS encoding FidL: MLIIKVRKKFFCTILVLFVSFSLGIILYLTSNLYRKPLICQGEVKLYEEDQKVRKEYDVYFYLNKQNKALVLVNGFYIGEDGVPLTIRRTFSFDSVWEGNRLVVNNIGMSKNINDNAPDEAIPILAENDVIQFEMLTKYAYLISTVQSKMACNIRE, translated from the coding sequence ATGTTAATAATTAAAGTCAGAAAGAAATTTTTTTGCACTATACTGGTGCTTTTTGTTTCATTTTCTCTTGGGATTATTCTTTATTTAACAAGTAATTTATATAGAAAACCACTGATATGTCAGGGTGAAGTAAAGCTCTACGAAGAAGATCAGAAGGTCAGAAAGGAATATGACGTCTATTTTTATTTAAATAAACAAAATAAAGCGCTGGTTTTAGTCAATGGCTTTTACATTGGCGAGGATGGTGTACCGTTGACGATTCGGCGTACGTTCAGCTTTGATTCCGTGTGGGAGGGGAACCGACTGGTGGTGAACAATATCGGGATGAGTAAGAATATCAATGATAATGCACCCGATGAGGCGATTCCTATCCTGGCTGAAAATGATGTTATCCAGTTCGAAATGCTGACGAAGTATGCCTATCTGATTAGCACCGTCCAATCAAAGATGGCATGTAATATCAGGGAGTGA
- a CDS encoding alpha/beta hydrolase: protein MKTISTILTSAVFASMTSVASAQPINAPAPTAGVQAFLDVLNSGKGKPIEQMTPQEARQVLIGAQQGVKLPAAQVSEKTIQVNGQAIKLKIVKPENASGTLPVFMFFHGGGWVLGDFPTHERLIRDLVKASGAAAVYVDYTPSPEARFPVAINQSYEATQWVAEHGQEIGVDGSRLALVGNSVGGNMVASVALQAKQFGGPKIRYNVMLWPVTDANFDNASYNQYEKGYFLTKNMMKWFWDNYTTRAADRNNILASPLRASTEQLKGFPPTLIQTAELDVLRDEGEAFGRKLDAASVPVTVTRYNGMIHDYGLLNPLSEEPTVITALEQAGTELQKHLK, encoded by the coding sequence ATGAAAACCATCTCCACCATCCTGACATCTGCCGTATTCGCTTCTATGACATCCGTCGCTTCAGCCCAGCCGATCAATGCCCCTGCACCGACCGCAGGCGTACAGGCCTTTCTTGATGTCCTGAATTCCGGTAAGGGCAAACCGATAGAACAGATGACCCCGCAGGAAGCACGCCAGGTTCTGATCGGCGCACAACAGGGCGTGAAGCTGCCAGCCGCACAAGTGTCTGAAAAAACCATCCAGGTGAACGGTCAGGCTATTAAGCTGAAAATCGTGAAGCCGGAAAATGCATCCGGTACGCTGCCCGTGTTCATGTTTTTCCATGGCGGCGGCTGGGTGCTCGGTGATTTCCCGACCCACGAACGTTTAATCCGCGATCTGGTCAAGGCGTCGGGTGCCGCAGCGGTGTACGTGGATTACACTCCGTCCCCTGAAGCACGCTTCCCTGTAGCGATCAATCAGTCTTATGAAGCGACGCAGTGGGTGGCCGAGCATGGTCAGGAAATTGGTGTGGACGGTAGCCGTCTGGCGCTGGTCGGCAACAGTGTCGGCGGCAATATGGTCGCTTCTGTTGCCTTACAGGCTAAGCAGTTCGGCGGGCCGAAAATTCGTTATAACGTCATGTTGTGGCCTGTAACGGATGCGAACTTCGATAACGCGTCCTACAACCAGTATGAAAAGGGCTATTTCCTGACGAAAAATATGATGAAGTGGTTCTGGGATAACTACACGACCCGCGCGGCTGACCGTAACAATATTCTTGCCTCCCCGCTTCGTGCTAGTACTGAACAATTGAAGGGCTTCCCGCCAACATTGATTCAGACGGCAGAGCTGGACGTACTACGTGATGAAGGCGAAGCGTTCGGACGTAAGCTGGATGCGGCCAGCGTTCCCGTGACCGTGACTCGCTATAACGGCATGATCCATGACTACGGCCTGCTGAATCCGCTAAGCGAGGAACCGACAGTCATCACCGCGTTAGAGCAGGCAGGCACCGAGTTGCAGAAACACCTGAAATAA
- a CDS encoding TetR/AcrR family transcriptional regulator yields MFRPQARQRLSREDRYAQLIKAAWQIIREEGTEALTLGHLAERAGVTKPVVYDHFTNRSGLLAALYKEYDARQTAIMDDIIRKTEPVLDKLATVIAASYIDCVLLQGREMPNVMAALTGTPELEQIRQEYDAIFTEKCRALFVPFCAGKPLHDAALRAMLGSAEGLSYAAVQGIITEQQAKDELFHVIISMVQRCGANK; encoded by the coding sequence ATGTTCAGACCACAGGCACGGCAGCGTTTATCAAGAGAAGATCGCTACGCACAACTGATAAAAGCCGCCTGGCAGATTATTCGGGAGGAAGGAACGGAAGCGCTGACCCTCGGGCATCTGGCAGAACGGGCGGGCGTAACAAAGCCGGTCGTTTACGATCACTTTACTAACCGTTCGGGGCTGTTAGCTGCACTTTATAAGGAATATGATGCCCGCCAGACGGCGATTATGGATGACATTATCCGTAAAACAGAACCCGTGCTCGACAAACTGGCTACGGTGATTGCCGCATCCTATATCGATTGTGTACTGCTCCAGGGACGTGAAATGCCCAACGTGATGGCGGCGCTTACCGGAACCCCCGAACTTGAACAAATCCGGCAGGAGTACGATGCCATTTTCACGGAGAAATGCCGCGCTCTTTTTGTTCCATTCTGTGCAGGGAAACCACTTCATGATGCCGCACTGCGGGCCATGCTCGGTTCCGCTGAAGGGTTATCTTATGCTGCGGTGCAAGGGATTATTACGGAACAACAGGCTAAGGATGAACTATTCCATGTGATTATCTCTATGGTGCAAAGGTGTGGTGCAAATAAGTGA